In a genomic window of Vigna angularis cultivar LongXiaoDou No.4 chromosome 6, ASM1680809v1, whole genome shotgun sequence:
- the LOC108342428 gene encoding basic form of pathogenesis-related protein 1, translated as MMSPWHVIVAIVLLLCATNLSLAQNTPQDYLEVHNQARAEVGVGPLSWNHTLAAYAQRYANERIPDCNLEHSMGPYGENLAEGYGEMKGSDAVKFWLTEKPDYDYGSNRCVHDECGHYTQIVWRNSIHLGCARAKCNNGWMFVICSYSPPGNYEGERPY; from the coding sequence atGATGTCCCCATGGCATGTGATCGTAGCGATTGTTCTCTTGCTGTGTGCAACAAACCTGAGCCTGGCTCAGAACACTCCTCAAGACTATCTTGAGGTGCACAACCAGGCTCGAGCGGAGGTTGGCGTTGGTCCACTGTCGTGGAACCACACCCTTGCAGCCTATGCTCAGAGGTATGCGAATGAGAGGATCCCTGACTGCAACCTTGAGCACTCTATGGGACCCTACGGCGAGAATCTGGCAGAAGGGTACGGCGAAATGAAGGGTTCAGATGCTGTGAAATTCTGGCTCACTGAGAAGCCTGATTATGACTACGGTTCCAATCGTTGTGTTCACGATGAGTGTGGGCATTATACTCAGATTGTGTGGCGCAATTCTATTCATCTCGGGTGTGCAAGAGCTAAGTGTAACAATGGTTGGATGTTCGTCATCTGCAGCTATTCTCCACCAGGAAACTATGAAGGAGAACGACCTTATTGA
- the LOC108343416 gene encoding probable pectin methylesterase CGR3 has translation MSRRPGNPSRRLADDGSIPFVASIQSKSQNSPLLSIGLVIVGAIFLIGYFYSSSGGASSDVKDFSKLEGGASCSSEVLQALPVLKKAYGDSMHKVLHVGPDSCLVVSSLLEEEDTEAWGIEPYELDDVGAKCKSLVRKGIVRVADIKFPLPYRAKSFSLVLVSDALDYLSPKYLNKTLPELARVSTDGVVIFAGYPGQQRTRGEEVAKFGRPAKLRSSSWWIRFFVQTGLDENETAGKKFEQASVKKAYKPACQVFHLKSLP, from the exons ATGTCAAGGAGGCCAGGAAATCCTTCACGTCGGTTAGCTGATGATGGAAGTATACCATTTGTGGCGTCCATCCAGTCCAAATCTCAAAACTCTCCCCTCCTATCTATTGGGCTTGTGATTGTG gGTGCAATCTTCTTGATTGGTTATTTTTACAGCAGTTCAG GTGGAGCTAGTAGTGATGTTAAAGATTTTAGTAAACTTGAAG GTGGTGCATCATGCTCATCAGAAGTCCTACAGGCATTGCCCGTTTTGAAGAAAGCGTATGGCGACAGCATGCATAAGGTTTTGCATGTTGGCCCTGACTCTTGTCTTGTGGTATCTAGTTTGTTAGAAGAAGAGGATACTGAGGCTTGGGGAATAGAACCTTATGAGTTAGATGATGTTGGTGCGAAGTGTAAAAGTCTTGTACGCAAGGGCATTGTGCGAGTGGCTGATATAAAGTTTCCTCTACCTTATCGAGCAAAGTCATTTTCTCTGGTCCTTGTCTCAGATGCATTGGATTACTTATCTCCAAAATACCTGAATAAAACCCTGCCTGAGTTGGCAAGGGTATCTACTGATGGCGTTGTTATCTTTGCAG GTTATCCAGGTCAGCAGAGAACTAGGGGTGAAGAAGTGGCCAAATTTGGTCGTCCA GCCAAGTTGCGCAGTTCGTCTTGGTGGATAAGATTTTTCGTTCAGACTGgtttagatgaaaatgaaactGCTGGAAAGAAGTTTGAACAGGCTTCAGTGAAGAAGGCATACAAACCAGCATGCCAAGTTTTTCACCTCAAATCATTACCTTGA